Proteins encoded within one genomic window of Dyadobacter chenhuakuii:
- a CDS encoding carotenoid biosynthesis protein produces the protein MIGIWLGYGAWFLPKTPFNLLLGLALLYWNFPLKNVWPGILIWSLVYITGMGVEMIGVNTGLLFGDYWYGENMGPKLANVPLLIGINWVVLTFITATIAKRFIGNPWMAPVCGAALMVALDFFIEPVASVFDYWHWNAGYAPLRNYIDWFVVSLVLQVLVKNYVPQAKYPLPLHHFASQVLFFVFFYLISK, from the coding sequence ATGATAGGCATATGGCTAGGTTATGGCGCTTGGTTTTTGCCAAAAACACCATTCAACCTGCTGCTTGGCTTGGCACTTTTGTACTGGAATTTTCCACTTAAAAATGTTTGGCCAGGCATCTTAATCTGGTCACTTGTTTACATTACCGGTATGGGCGTTGAAATGATTGGAGTAAACACCGGTTTGCTTTTCGGAGACTATTGGTACGGTGAAAATATGGGGCCTAAATTGGCTAACGTTCCCTTGCTGATTGGCATCAACTGGGTGGTGCTTACTTTTATAACAGCCACTATCGCAAAGCGTTTTATTGGTAACCCATGGATGGCGCCTGTTTGCGGAGCTGCGCTAATGGTTGCGCTCGATTTTTTTATTGAACCCGTGGCTTCGGTATTCGATTACTGGCATTGGAATGCAGGTTATGCACCGCTGCGCAACTACATAGACTGGTTTGTAGTTTCATTGGTATTGCAGGTGCTTGTAAAAAATTATGTACCTCAGGCAAAGTATCCGCTGCCGTTACATCACTTTGCTTCTCAGGTTCTATTTTTCGTCTTCTTCTATTTGATAAGTAAGTAA